Within Burkholderia cepacia GG4, the genomic segment ACACAGCGAAACGAAAGATATCGACGCGATCCGGCAGATCGCCGCGGCCCCGGCCGTCTATGCAAACACGCTGCAGGCGCCGTTCCCGTCGCTCGAAAAATGGGCGCAACGTATCGACGGCATACGCGAACGGGGTTTCAGCCTCGTCGCCGAGCTCGACGGTGAGGTGGTCGGCCATCTCGGGCTCACCCCGGAACAGAACCCAAGGCGGCGCCATGTGGCCGGGTTCGGGATGATGGTCAAGGCGTCGCACCACGGGCGCGGCATCGGTAACCGGCTGCTGGCCGCCGCGATCGATCTGGCGGAAAACTGGCTGAGCATTACGCGGATCGAACTGACGGTGTACGCGGACAACCGCGCGGCGATCGCGCTGTACGAGAAGCACGGGTTCCGGATCGAGGGCGAGTCGCCGGACTTCGCGCTGCGCGACGGCGAGTACGTATCCACCTGCCACATGGCGCGGCTCAGGCGTGTGGCCCGGCCGTCTGCCGGCGGCATTCGGAATCCCGACGCGCCCCTCTCCGCTGACGCTCGCGACTGACGCCGTGTTCGCCCGGGGCGCAGCCAGCGGGAACGCACGGTGTGTGCAAGACCGCCAGAATCGGCCGGCATGCCTGTGTCCGGTCGAATCCGGATCGATTCCATTTTCTGCCTGGTTCCATTTCTGCGCGCCGGTTCCTGTCGGAACCGGCGGGTGAGCGTTGCTTGCCTCCTTCCTTGGTTTCCTTATCTTGCGTTGCCGCTCCGGCTCGATGATCGGGGGCGCGTCGCGCATCAAACGGCATTCGCGAGAATGCGCTGATTTTGAATATGCAGGTATTCGACTTGATTGAATTATTGAAATCGAGAAATGAGACGTTTTGAAATATCAAATGAGACAATGGAGGGGTATTGGGATTGCACCTTTTTGCGAGGCTCTGTTTAATAAAAGGTTTTTCTAAATATCGGCGAAATTGGCGGTAATTTTGACGATGTTTGACAAATAAATGGCGGCTGTTTGTAATTTTGAGAGGCCGTTTCTTAAAATTGATGGATATAATCCGTTCGCGATTTTGGTAAGGGAGATGGATTTAATTCCAGTCGATCCGAAAAAAAGAGAGCGGATTGCGGAAGTGATGGAGACCCGCCAGTCGCATAGAACGATAGTGTCGATCCCGGGCCGGATACCCGGCTGGATCGAACACTGAATAAAGCAGAGCCGGTCCAGAACTGGCGGGTGCGTTCGAGAACGCTATCGATCCCGCAGGCCGTGCATGAGAGAGCAGAAGTCCATTCGCTACGGGGAAGTATCAAAATGCCGTGGAACATCCTGTCCGTAATCGGCGCTCGACCGCAAGCCGCCGCGATGCCGCAAGTCGTCGACGTTGTTGTCGCGATGCCGGCACTCGAATCTGTCGTTCGCCTGAACGACGTCACCCCCTCCAATGGCCCGGGCAAATAGTCCCGTACGCCGTCGACGTTGCCGCGCATTCGTCACGCGCCCGGCGACACCTTCGAAATTGAGTCTGTAAGGCCGCTCGAGCGGCATCGATAACCGGCAGCTGAAGATCGTCCGCATCGACGCGGATGCGTCGTCACGCGCGGAAATCGTTACGCATGTTCTCGTATCAGTTGGTTGGCCAGCGCGGCCGGGATGCTCGAGAGCATACAAAGATTCGCACTACTGATTTGTAACGCAACTCTACTTTAAAAAAGGGGAAATACGATATGGAGAAGAAGCAGATTTCGATGCTCGTGGCGGCGATGTTCGCCGGAGTAGGCATCATGAGTGCAGGGCTCGTTCATGCGCAGAGCAACTTCGTCGACCGCGGCAATCCGGACAACGCGCTCAATGGGCAGTGTATCGACGGAACGAACCCGCTTTGCGTTGCGACCAAGAGTGGCCAGTATGTCGCTGTGAGCACCGCGAGCTATACCGCGGGCAACAACGCGAAGGCAGGCGCCGCCGGCATCGCGATCGGCGATCGGGCCAACGCGAACAGCAAGGACACCAGCAGCGGCGGTGGCGGTGCCACCGCAATTGGCGTCGGTGCACAGGCGCTTGCCAATTCGGCGACGGCGATCGGCACGGTCGCTCTCGCGCAAGGCAACACGGCACTCGCGATCGGACGTCAATCGGCCGCAGTCGGCGATTACTCGATGGCGCTCGGCAACGTCGCGGATGCGCACGGGAAGAGCTCGATCGCACTCGGCCATTCGGCGCTTGCGCAAGGCGATCGCTCGGTCGCGATCGGCGGCGCAAATCCGACGGCGAGCGACGGCGTGTCGAACGGTGCAGCCTATGACGCCGCCACGCAGACGCGTGCGGCAGGCACGCAATCCGTCGCGATCGGCGCAGGTGCTCAGACCAACGGCGACAACCAGATCGCGATCGGCTCGGGCAGCGTCGGTGCGGCGAACAACACGAACCAGCCGGTGTTCGGCGGCACGGCCGCACCGGTCGGCGGCGCGGTTTCGTTCGGTTCGATCGGCAACGAGCGTCAGCTGAAGAACGTCGCGGCCGGCGTGGATGGCACGGATGCCGTCAACATTGCGCAGCTGAAGTCGGTCAACGACGGCCTGACGGCGAGCATCGGAAACGTCGATTCGCGCGTGACGAACCTGAGCACGACGGTCGGCGGCCAGATCACGACCATCAACACGTCGCTGTCGACGGCAACGACCAATATCACCAATCTGCAAGCGGCCGACCTGCTGAACGTGAAATACACCGACAGCACGCACACCGCAATCTCGCTCGACGGCAACGGCGGCACGACGATCGGCAACGTGAAGGCGGGTGTCGCCGACACGGACGCGGTGAACGTCGGCCAGCTGAACAGCGGCCTGTCGACGGTGCAAGGCAATGTCAATACGCAGATCACCAACCTCGGCTCGTCGCTGAGCACGTCGATCGTCGACGCGACGAAGGACGCGGTCCAGTATGACGGCGGCGCGCACGACAGCGTGACGCTCGGGGGCGTGAACGCCACTTCACCGGTCGGTCTGCATAACGTGGCGACGGGCACCGCCGACACGGACGCGGTGAACGTCAAGCAACTGAACAGCGGCATCAGCACCGCGGTTGCACCGATCAACCAGAACATCACGAACCTGCAGACGTCGCTCAGCACGACCAATCAGACGATCGACAATCTGAACACGAGCGTCACGAACATCGGCACGTCGCTGAGCACGGCCACGTCGAACATCACGCAACTGCAACAGGCGGATGCACGCAATGTGAAGTACGACGGCCAGTCGGGCTTCGATACGGTGACGCTGCAGGGCACCAACGGCACCAAGATCAAGAATGTCGCGGATGGCAAGGATGTGCACGATGCGGTGAATGTCGGCCAGCTCGACGGCGGCCTGTCGTCGCTCAGCACGAGCGTGACGAACAACGTCAATTCGCAGATCAGCAATCTCAGCACGACGATCAACAGCCAGATCGGTGCGGCCACGAAGAACGCGGTGCAGTACGACGACGACGCTCACACGAGCGTCACACTCGGCGGGCAAGGTGCGAGCGGCCCGGTGAGCCTGCACAACGTCGCGGATGGGGTCGCGAACAACGATGCCGTCAACGTCGGTCAATTGAACGGCGCGATTTCTCCGATCCGGTCGTCGCTGTCGTCGGCCGTGACGAACATCACCAACCTGCAAGGCAATGTGACCAGCCTGAGCACGTCGCTCGGCGCGACCAACCAGAACGTCACGAACCTGAGCTCGAGCCTTGCCGGCACGCAGACGGACGTGTCGAGCCTGCAGGCGGCCGACAAGCGAAACGTGAAATACGACGGTGCGGAAGGCTTCGATTCCGTGACGCTCGCGGGCCCGAACGGCACGAAGGTGACGAACGTCAAGGCGGCCGAGCTGTCGACGACGAGCACCGATGCGGTGAACGGCTCGCAACTGTATGCGACCAACCAGACGGTGGCGAAGCAGGGCGACTCGATCACGCAGATCGGTGGCCAGGTCACGCAGAACACGACCAGCATCGGCGCGCTGCAACAGGATGCGCTGCAATGGTCGGCAGCGGCCGGCGCATACGATGCCTCGCACGGTAGCGGTTCGGCGCAGAAGATCACGAACGTTGCGGCCGGCGATGTGTCGGCGACGAGCACGGACGCAATCAACGGCGCGCAACTGCAGCGCGTGCAGGACCAGATCGGCACGCAGATCGGTGGGGCGACGAAGAATGCGGTCGTATACGACACGGATACGAACGGCAATCGTCTGAATTCGGTGACGCTCGCGGGCGGGGCTGCCGGCGCGGTGAAGATCGCGAACGTCGCGCCGGGTTCGCTCGACGCGAACAGCACCGATGCGGTCAACGGCTCGCAGCTGTACGCGACCAACCAGAATGTCGCGACGCAGACGACGCGGGTCGATAACCTGACGACGAACGTTTCGACGCTGACGAGCAACCTGGCGACCACGAATACGAACGTCACGAACCTGCAGCAGGCGGACAAGCTGAACGTCAAGTACGACGGAAGCGACAAGAACACCGTCACACTCGGCGGTGCGGGCCACGTCCCGGTCAAGCTGTCGAACGTCGCGGACGGGGTGGCAAACAACGACGCCGTCAACGTCGGTCAACTGTCGAAGGTCACCGGCAATCTGCAGCAGCAGATCACCACGCAAGGCGGCACGATCACGTCGATCGATCAACGCGTGACGACGAATACCACCAGCATTTCGGCGCTAAAGCAGGACGCGCTGCAATGGAATGCGACGCTCGGCGCGTACGACGCAAGCCACGGCAGCAGTGCGCCGCAGCAGATCGCCAACCTCGCGCAAGGCGTGAAGGGCACCGACGCGGTCAACGTCGATCAGTTGAATAGTGCGGTGAAGGAAGGCGTCGGCGCGCTCGATTCGCTCGCGGTGAAGTACGACGATGCGAGCAAGCGGCAGGTTTCGCTCGGCGCCGGCAATGACGGCGTGCCGGTGCGCGTGACGAACGTCGCGGAAGGTGGCGTCTACGCCGGCAGCAGCGATGCGGTGAACGGCTCGCAACTGCGCTACGCTACCGACAGCGTCGCGGCTGCACTCGGCGGCGGTGCCTCGGCGAACCCGAACGGTTCGATCAATGCGC encodes:
- a CDS encoding GNAT family N-acetyltransferase; this encodes MANITIRHSETKDIDAIRQIAAAPAVYANTLQAPFPSLEKWAQRIDGIRERGFSLVAELDGEVVGHLGLTPEQNPRRRHVAGFGMMVKASHHGRGIGNRLLAAAIDLAENWLSITRIELTVYADNRAAIALYEKHGFRIEGESPDFALRDGEYVSTCHMARLRRVARPSAGGIRNPDAPLSADARD
- a CDS encoding YadA-like family protein; its protein translation is MEKKQISMLVAAMFAGVGIMSAGLVHAQSNFVDRGNPDNALNGQCIDGTNPLCVATKSGQYVAVSTASYTAGNNAKAGAAGIAIGDRANANSKDTSSGGGGATAIGVGAQALANSATAIGTVALAQGNTALAIGRQSAAVGDYSMALGNVADAHGKSSIALGHSALAQGDRSVAIGGANPTASDGVSNGAAYDAATQTRAAGTQSVAIGAGAQTNGDNQIAIGSGSVGAANNTNQPVFGGTAAPVGGAVSFGSIGNERQLKNVAAGVDGTDAVNIAQLKSVNDGLTASIGNVDSRVTNLSTTVGGQITTINTSLSTATTNITNLQAADLLNVKYTDSTHTAISLDGNGGTTIGNVKAGVADTDAVNVGQLNSGLSTVQGNVNTQITNLGSSLSTSIVDATKDAVQYDGGAHDSVTLGGVNATSPVGLHNVATGTADTDAVNVKQLNSGISTAVAPINQNITNLQTSLSTTNQTIDNLNTSVTNIGTSLSTATSNITQLQQADARNVKYDGQSGFDTVTLQGTNGTKIKNVADGKDVHDAVNVGQLDGGLSSLSTSVTNNVNSQISNLSTTINSQIGAATKNAVQYDDDAHTSVTLGGQGASGPVSLHNVADGVANNDAVNVGQLNGAISPIRSSLSSAVTNITNLQGNVTSLSTSLGATNQNVTNLSSSLAGTQTDVSSLQAADKRNVKYDGAEGFDSVTLAGPNGTKVTNVKAAELSTTSTDAVNGSQLYATNQTVAKQGDSITQIGGQVTQNTTSIGALQQDALQWSAAAGAYDASHGSGSAQKITNVAAGDVSATSTDAINGAQLQRVQDQIGTQIGGATKNAVVYDTDTNGNRLNSVTLAGGAAGAVKIANVAPGSLDANSTDAVNGSQLYATNQNVATQTTRVDNLTTNVSTLTSNLATTNTNVTNLQQADKLNVKYDGSDKNTVTLGGAGHVPVKLSNVADGVANNDAVNVGQLSKVTGNLQQQITTQGGTITSIDQRVTTNTTSISALKQDALQWNATLGAYDASHGSSAPQQIANLAQGVKGTDAVNVDQLNSAVKEGVGALDSLAVKYDDASKRQVSLGAGNDGVPVRVTNVAEGGVYAGSSDAVNGSQLRYATDSVAAALGGGASANPNGSINAPKYDVGGDTFNNVGDALGNIDHRVAINATTIQNHETRIGNAETNIVNNTKAIAGLQQDALQFDPVVGAYNAARGGAATKISSVADGNVAAGSTDAVNGGQLFGVKSDLEQQITNVSNQAGEAVKNVVKYDVDASGNRLNSVSLVGGDVTSPVVLKNVAAGVADTDAVNVKQLKGVQSNIDVLGALAVTYDDSSKHVITLGGGAGGTKITNVQAGTLSATSTDAVNGSQLHATNQQVAQNTTDISNLQQNVTNVANGKAGLVQQQDPNGQITVGAGTGGTSVNFANGANADRVLTGVAAGVNSNDAVNLGQLDSALQGVRADQQVKGVATDANTNWIARADAGSFGSTATATGNNSVAVGQGSVADRDNTFSVGATGNERQITHVAAGTAPTDAVNVQQLNDNVAAASAASRGYTDQRVGQVYNDLNTVKKDMFGGVASAMAVAGLPQPTAPGRSMVTAATANYRGQQGFAAGYSYVTQNEKWVVKASVTGNTRSDFGAVVGAGYQF